A section of the Marinimicrobium koreense genome encodes:
- a CDS encoding GntR family transcriptional regulator encodes MADIWNDDQPIYRQLYERVVRLILQGEIAEGDALPSVRQLSADYQINHLTVAKAYQALVDEGLVEKRRGLGMFVLAGAREHLLARERKLFLEQELPEVVARARRLGIEGEALRRALADYQREDKA; translated from the coding sequence GTGGCCGATATCTGGAATGACGACCAACCCATCTACCGCCAGCTCTACGAGCGGGTGGTGCGGTTGATATTGCAAGGGGAGATCGCCGAGGGGGATGCACTGCCCTCGGTGCGACAGCTCTCGGCGGATTATCAGATCAACCACCTCACCGTGGCGAAAGCCTACCAGGCCCTGGTGGATGAGGGGTTGGTGGAAAAGCGACGGGGCCTGGGGATGTTTGTTCTCGCCGGTGCGCGTGAGCACTTACTCGCGCGCGAGCGCAAGCTATTTCTGGAGCAGGAACTGCCCGAGGTGGTGGCGCGGGCGCGTCGTCTGGGCATTGAGGGCGAGGCGCTGCGGCGCGCCCTGGCGGATTATCAACGGGAGGATAAGGCATGA